A single window of Jiangella alkaliphila DNA harbors:
- a CDS encoding right-handed parallel beta-helix repeat-containing protein, producing MATVFVPGSAHAAPNCGAVVTTNTTVTANLTDCPGDGLIIGAHNITLNLNGRTIDGVGLGVGIRNNGFDNVTIRNGTITGFDYGVALNPGTLGNLVTVLTVRDNEVAGVQLSNADTNNRVISNTVEHLSQRGIAVINDSNGNVVRSNTVRNNSDGIYVGGSQSNLVELNNVSGTSDQSVQVEGGRSNTLRQNTISTGGDGAIRLTSTTLNVVDNNTVTASGDSGIELMTAPSNQVINNRVSGSSDSGIMLTSSNGNTVRSNNLNVSGPNAAGIEVVSSNSNTVQSNAANSQLSHGIELQNSASNRLLSNTANSNNSSGIYVSGSAGVAANLLEANTASSNEGDGIHVANAGNTLRRNIARLNGGWGIYAVAGNTDGGGNRASGNDEAAQCSGVVCTA from the coding sequence ATGGCGACAGTGTTCGTCCCGGGCTCCGCCCATGCGGCGCCCAACTGCGGCGCCGTCGTCACGACCAACACGACCGTCACGGCCAACCTCACCGACTGCCCCGGCGACGGACTGATCATCGGCGCGCACAACATCACCCTCAACCTCAACGGGCGGACGATCGACGGCGTCGGGCTCGGCGTCGGCATCCGCAACAACGGCTTCGACAACGTCACCATCCGCAACGGCACGATCACCGGGTTCGACTACGGCGTCGCGCTCAACCCGGGCACCCTCGGCAACCTGGTCACCGTCCTGACCGTCCGCGACAACGAGGTGGCCGGCGTCCAACTGTCCAACGCCGACACCAACAACCGCGTCATCAGCAACACTGTCGAGCACCTGTCGCAGCGCGGCATCGCCGTGATCAACGACTCCAACGGCAACGTCGTACGCAGCAACACGGTGCGCAACAACTCCGACGGCATCTACGTCGGCGGCTCGCAGAGCAACCTCGTCGAGCTGAACAACGTCAGCGGCACCAGCGACCAGAGCGTCCAGGTCGAGGGCGGGCGCAGCAACACGCTGCGGCAGAACACCATCTCGACCGGCGGCGACGGCGCCATCCGCCTGACCAGCACGACCCTGAATGTCGTCGACAACAACACCGTCACCGCCAGCGGTGACTCCGGCATCGAGCTGATGACCGCGCCGAGCAACCAGGTGATCAACAACCGGGTCTCCGGCAGTAGCGACTCCGGCATCATGCTCACGTCGTCGAACGGCAACACCGTCCGCTCGAACAACCTCAACGTCAGCGGGCCCAACGCCGCCGGCATCGAGGTGGTGTCGTCGAACTCGAACACCGTGCAGTCCAACGCCGCGAACTCGCAGCTCAGCCACGGCATCGAGCTGCAGAACTCGGCGTCGAACCGGCTGCTGAGCAACACCGCGAACAGCAACAACAGTTCCGGCATCTACGTGTCCGGGTCGGCCGGCGTCGCGGCGAACCTGCTGGAGGCCAACACCGCGAGCAGCAACGAGGGCGACGGCATCCACGTCGCCAACGCCGGCAACACGCTGCGCCGCAACATCGCCCGGCTCAATGGCGGCTGGGGCATCTACGCGGTCGCGGGCAACACCGACGGCGGCGGCAACCGGGCCAGCGGCAACGACGAAGCGGCCCAGTGCTCGGGGGTGGTGTGCACCGCCTGA
- a CDS encoding MFS transporter codes for MNSQARRIQSIYITLMLGNTLAASFIWGINTLFLLDAGLSNLEAFAANAFFTVGMVLFEVPTGVVADTVGRRASYLLGTLTLAGSTALYYLMWQISAPFWAWAVVSALLGLGFTFFSGAVEAWLVDALHFAGYDGTLEAVFGRGQMVSGVAMLGGSVAGGVIAQATTLGVPMLLRAGVLVAMFVVAYLLMKDLGFTPDRTTSPGKVVRGIWTSSIEHGLRNPPVRWVMLAAPFASGVGFYTFYALQPYLLELYGDPDAYSIAGLAAAVMAGAQVVGGYVAPHVRKLFHKRTTALIGGTVISAVVLLLLGITDAFWAAMVLLVVWSLIGAAEMPIRQAYLNDMIPSKQRATVLSFDSLMGNAGGVVIQPALGRTADVYSYGTSLAIGGAIQLLAAPFLIGSRRQHSPADTAVTVPGSPVADTVEPPDEELKR; via the coding sequence ATGAACTCGCAGGCCCGCCGCATCCAGAGCATCTACATCACGCTCATGCTCGGCAACACGCTGGCCGCCTCGTTCATCTGGGGCATCAACACGCTGTTCCTGCTCGACGCCGGGCTGAGCAACCTGGAGGCGTTCGCCGCCAACGCCTTCTTCACCGTCGGCATGGTGCTCTTCGAGGTCCCGACCGGGGTCGTCGCCGACACCGTCGGGCGGCGGGCGTCGTACCTGCTCGGCACGTTGACGCTGGCCGGGTCGACCGCGCTGTACTACCTGATGTGGCAGATCAGCGCGCCGTTCTGGGCGTGGGCCGTGGTGTCGGCGCTGCTGGGGCTGGGGTTCACGTTCTTCTCCGGCGCAGTCGAGGCGTGGCTGGTCGATGCGCTGCACTTCGCCGGGTACGACGGCACGCTCGAGGCGGTGTTCGGCCGCGGCCAGATGGTCTCCGGCGTCGCGATGCTCGGCGGCTCGGTCGCCGGCGGCGTGATCGCGCAGGCCACGACGCTGGGCGTGCCGATGCTGCTGCGGGCCGGCGTGCTGGTCGCGATGTTCGTCGTCGCGTACCTGCTGATGAAGGACCTCGGCTTCACGCCCGACCGGACCACCAGCCCCGGCAAGGTCGTGCGCGGCATCTGGACGTCGTCGATCGAGCACGGCCTGCGCAACCCGCCTGTGCGCTGGGTCATGCTGGCCGCGCCGTTCGCCTCCGGCGTCGGCTTCTACACGTTCTACGCGCTGCAGCCGTACCTGCTGGAGCTGTACGGCGATCCGGACGCCTACTCGATCGCCGGGCTCGCGGCGGCGGTCATGGCCGGTGCACAGGTCGTCGGCGGGTACGTCGCCCCGCACGTCCGCAAGCTGTTCCACAAGCGGACGACCGCACTGATCGGTGGGACGGTGATCAGCGCCGTCGTGCTCCTGCTGCTCGGCATCACCGACGCGTTCTGGGCGGCGATGGTGCTGCTGGTCGTCTGGTCGCTGATCGGGGCGGCGGAGATGCCGATCCGGCAGGCGTACCTCAACGACATGATCCCGTCGAAGCAGCGGGCGACGGTGTTGTCGTTCGACTCGCTGATGGGCAACGCGGGCGGTGTGGTCATCCAGCCGGCGCTGGGCCGGACCGCGGACGTGTACAGCTACGGCACGTCGCTGGCGATCGGCGGCGCGATCCAGCTGCTGGCCGCACCGTTCCTGATCGGCAGCCGCCGGCAGCACTCGCCGGCCGACACCGCCGTCACCGTGCCCGGTTCGCCGGTAGCGGACACCGTCGAGCCGCCGGACGAGGAATTGAAGCGTTGA
- a CDS encoding ArsR/SmtB family transcription factor, giving the protein MHAFDVLGDPVRRRILELLADGELTSGAVTSVIQQEFGISQPAVSQHLKVLREAGFATVRPDGARRLYAVSTEPLRDVDAWLDRFRRFWTPPLDALATELARGKRQRRLQEQAGPDPNQENSP; this is encoded by the coding sequence GTGCATGCGTTCGACGTGCTCGGCGACCCGGTTCGCCGCCGGATCCTGGAGCTGCTCGCCGACGGCGAGCTGACCTCCGGCGCCGTCACGTCGGTCATCCAGCAGGAGTTCGGCATCTCGCAGCCGGCGGTGTCGCAGCACCTCAAGGTGCTGCGCGAGGCCGGGTTCGCCACCGTGCGGCCCGACGGCGCCCGCCGGCTGTACGCCGTCAGCACCGAGCCGCTGCGCGACGTCGACGCGTGGCTCGACCGCTTCCGGCGATTCTGGACCCCTCCTCTGGATGCACTGGCCACCGAGCTGGCCAGGGGCAAGCGCCAACGCCGGCTGCAGGAGCAGGCCGGGCCGGACCCGAACCAGGAGAACTCCCCATGA
- a CDS encoding SRPBCC family protein encodes MIEVVQQVNAVRRTVGSRTIEAGEARTVTVSQTYPAAVEDVWDAVTNQERIPRWFSPVSGELKLGGRYQVEGNAGGTVERCDPPESFAVTWEFNGQTSWVEVRLSSDGDERTRFELEHIALVDSAGLEFWDLYGPGAVGLGWDLAFVGLALHLASGGEAVDPTAVEAWTMSDDGRRFVAQASERWRDANIASGFATPEAAQGAADRTTAFYTGEEAPQQG; translated from the coding sequence ATGATCGAGGTCGTCCAGCAGGTCAACGCCGTGCGCCGCACCGTCGGCTCGCGCACCATCGAGGCCGGCGAGGCCCGCACCGTCACCGTCAGCCAGACCTACCCGGCCGCGGTCGAGGACGTCTGGGACGCGGTGACCAACCAGGAGCGCATCCCGCGCTGGTTCTCGCCGGTCAGCGGCGAACTGAAGCTCGGCGGGCGGTACCAGGTCGAGGGCAACGCCGGCGGCACCGTCGAGCGCTGCGACCCGCCCGAGAGCTTCGCCGTGACCTGGGAGTTCAACGGCCAGACCAGCTGGGTCGAGGTCCGGCTTTCCTCTGACGGCGACGAGCGGACCCGGTTCGAGCTTGAGCACATCGCCCTGGTCGACAGCGCCGGACTCGAGTTCTGGGACCTCTACGGCCCCGGCGCCGTCGGCCTCGGCTGGGACCTCGCGTTCGTCGGACTCGCCCTCCACCTCGCCTCCGGTGGCGAGGCCGTCGACCCGACGGCGGTCGAGGCCTGGACCATGAGCGACGACGGCCGGCGGTTCGTCGCCCAGGCCAGCGAGCGCTGGCGCGACGCCAACATCGCCTCCGGGTTCGCCACCCCCGAGGCCGCCCAGGGCGCGGCGGACCGGACGACCGCCTTCTACACCGGCGAAGAGGCGCCGCAGCAGGGCTGA
- a CDS encoding MFS transporter: protein MVIVDDAAEAVRWRGGYGRLWTAAVLSRFGDSVRNVALPLVAVGLTSSPFVLSMVSAAGFLPWLVFGLLGGALADRVDRRRAMWMVDVVRGALVAAFAIALALGHAHIAVLAILAFALTTMQTLFDNAATAILPGIVPRGALPSANARLMTGQALAGSFLGAPAAGLLVTAGLALPFAVDAATYLVAAALIASLPRSAPLPPRPPGSTLRAEIGTGLRRLWADRLLRGICLANLLGNLVIGGLQAIMVLIITRWAGASDIVFGLVLATYGAGGVLGGLVATRIGRWAGAARAMVLALVAQVGCLLVIGSVPHPAATAAALAVFGVAGMVVNVHMVSLTQQRIPVELLGRVSSASRTVGIVGAPAGALLFGALAEVTEVNVPALVGAAVMAASALVVLRADRAMAGG from the coding sequence ATGGTGATCGTGGACGACGCCGCCGAGGCGGTTCGGTGGCGCGGTGGGTACGGGCGGCTCTGGACGGCGGCGGTGCTGTCGCGGTTCGGCGACTCCGTCCGCAACGTCGCGCTGCCGCTGGTCGCCGTCGGGCTCACCAGCTCGCCGTTCGTGCTGTCGATGGTCTCCGCCGCCGGTTTCCTGCCGTGGCTGGTGTTCGGGCTGCTCGGCGGCGCGCTGGCCGACCGCGTCGACCGCCGCCGGGCGATGTGGATGGTCGACGTCGTGCGCGGCGCGCTGGTGGCGGCGTTCGCCATCGCCCTGGCGCTCGGCCACGCGCACATCGCGGTGCTCGCGATCCTCGCGTTCGCGCTGACCACGATGCAGACGCTGTTCGACAACGCGGCCACGGCCATTCTCCCGGGCATCGTCCCGCGCGGCGCGCTGCCGTCGGCCAACGCCCGGCTGATGACCGGGCAGGCACTGGCGGGCTCGTTCCTCGGCGCGCCGGCGGCCGGGCTGCTGGTGACGGCCGGTCTCGCGCTGCCGTTCGCGGTGGACGCGGCGACGTATCTGGTGGCGGCGGCGCTGATCGCGTCGCTGCCACGGTCGGCGCCGCTGCCGCCGCGACCGCCCGGTTCCACCCTGCGGGCCGAGATCGGCACCGGACTGCGCCGGCTCTGGGCCGATCGGCTGCTGCGCGGCATCTGCCTGGCCAACCTGCTCGGCAACCTGGTCATCGGCGGGCTCCAGGCGATCATGGTGCTGATCATCACCCGCTGGGCCGGCGCCTCCGACATCGTGTTCGGCCTGGTCCTGGCGACGTACGGCGCCGGCGGCGTCCTCGGCGGGCTGGTCGCGACGCGCATCGGACGCTGGGCCGGAGCCGCCCGGGCCATGGTCCTGGCGCTCGTGGCGCAGGTCGGCTGCCTGCTCGTCATCGGCTCGGTGCCGCACCCGGCGGCCACGGCGGCCGCGCTGGCGGTCTTCGGGGTCGCCGGCATGGTCGTCAACGTCCACATGGTCTCGCTGACCCAGCAGCGCATCCCGGTCGAGCTGCTCGGCCGGGTCAGCTCCGCCTCGCGGACCGTCGGCATCGTCGGCGCTCCGGCCGGTGCGCTGCTGTTCGGCGCGCTGGCCGAGGTCACCGAGGTCAACGTGCCCGCGCTCGTGGGTGCGGCGGTCATGGCGGCCTCGGCCCTGGTCGTCCTCCGCGCCGACCGTGCCATGGCCGGCGGGTGA
- a CDS encoding TMEM165/GDT1 family protein → MADLWAAFLVSFGVIFVAELGDKSQLMALTFATRFKAWHVIAGITIATTVVHLASVAIGFGLGEALPTGWINLVAAVAFFGFAAWTWRGDTLTDDEKSKAERATRAAIIAVGTAFFLAELGDKTMLATITLAADHDWAGVWIGSTVGMVAADALAIVVGRYLGQRLPARLIQIGAATLFVLFGVWLLIEGIAELT, encoded by the coding sequence ATGGCCGACCTGTGGGCCGCGTTCCTCGTGAGCTTCGGCGTCATCTTCGTGGCGGAGCTCGGCGACAAGTCCCAGCTGATGGCGCTGACGTTCGCCACCCGCTTCAAGGCGTGGCACGTCATCGCCGGCATCACGATCGCCACCACCGTCGTGCACCTGGCGTCGGTCGCGATCGGCTTCGGCCTGGGCGAGGCGCTCCCGACCGGCTGGATCAACCTCGTCGCGGCGGTCGCGTTCTTCGGCTTCGCGGCCTGGACGTGGCGCGGCGACACGCTGACCGACGACGAGAAGAGCAAGGCCGAACGCGCGACGCGGGCGGCCATCATCGCCGTCGGCACCGCGTTCTTCCTGGCCGAGCTGGGCGACAAGACCATGCTCGCCACCATCACGCTGGCCGCCGACCACGACTGGGCCGGCGTCTGGATCGGGTCGACGGTCGGCATGGTCGCCGCCGACGCCCTGGCCATCGTCGTCGGGCGCTATCTGGGGCAACGGCTGCCGGCGCGGCTGATCCAGATCGGTGCCGCCACGCTGTTCGTCCTGTTCGGCGTCTGGCTGCTGATCGAGGGGATCGCCGAGCTCACCTAG
- a CDS encoding dolichyl-phosphate-mannose--protein mannosyltransferase codes for MTQTVDAPEASATARSATEIRSRLVRQLPTDRVWGWIGPLLVGVVAAVLRLIDLGRPNKIIFDETYYAKDAYSQLLFGYSRKFTEDANERILDGDLDVFLGEPSFVVHPPVGKFLIGQGIRVFGMDPFGWRIAVALCGVAMVVMVARIGRRLFRSTLLGCVAGLLLAVDGLSIVMSRTAVLDGILAMFVVAAFGCLLVDRDWSRARYADWVEARMARGLTDAGDGPLFWWRPWRLAAGLMLGLACGTKWSGLYAVAVFGLMTVIWEMGTRRAAGLRSPVLNSLLRDGPVAFVTMVGTTFVVYVASWWGWIFSENGWGRQWAAENSPSALGQLFPGWVRSLWHYHWDMWVFHRDLDTPHDYQSNAWEWLYLGRPVSFDYEGYDLGEGGCQVERCSQAVLALGTPPLWWGACAALLVCLWWWFFRRDWRAGAILAGVIATWVPWLLFTDRTIFYFYAVAIVPFLVLAVTFALGLIIGPPDASPRRRAVGVAIAGGYILVVVAVAAWFYPIHVDQLISYDDWRSRMWFSSWI; via the coding sequence GTGACCCAGACGGTTGACGCCCCCGAGGCATCCGCGACGGCGAGGTCCGCGACCGAGATCCGGTCCCGCCTCGTCCGGCAGCTGCCGACCGACCGCGTCTGGGGCTGGATCGGCCCGCTGCTGGTCGGAGTGGTCGCGGCGGTGCTGCGGCTGATCGACCTCGGCCGGCCGAACAAGATCATCTTTGACGAGACGTACTACGCCAAGGACGCCTACTCGCAGCTGCTGTTCGGCTACTCGCGCAAGTTCACCGAGGACGCCAACGAGCGGATTCTCGACGGCGATCTCGACGTCTTCCTCGGCGAGCCGTCGTTCGTCGTGCATCCGCCGGTCGGCAAGTTCCTCATCGGCCAGGGCATCCGCGTGTTCGGCATGGACCCGTTCGGCTGGCGCATCGCGGTCGCGCTGTGCGGCGTGGCGATGGTGGTCATGGTCGCCCGCATCGGCCGGCGGCTGTTCCGGTCGACGCTGCTCGGGTGCGTGGCCGGCCTGCTGCTCGCCGTCGACGGCCTGTCGATCGTGATGAGCCGGACGGCGGTGCTCGACGGCATCCTGGCGATGTTCGTCGTCGCGGCGTTCGGCTGTCTGCTGGTCGATCGCGACTGGTCACGGGCCAGATATGCGGACTGGGTCGAGGCCCGGATGGCCCGCGGGCTGACCGACGCCGGCGACGGCCCGCTGTTCTGGTGGCGGCCGTGGCGGCTGGCGGCCGGCCTCATGCTGGGGCTGGCCTGCGGCACCAAGTGGAGCGGCCTGTATGCCGTCGCCGTGTTCGGGCTGATGACGGTGATCTGGGAGATGGGCACCCGGCGTGCGGCCGGCCTGCGCAGCCCGGTGCTGAACTCGCTGCTGCGCGACGGCCCGGTGGCGTTCGTGACGATGGTCGGCACGACGTTCGTCGTGTACGTGGCGTCGTGGTGGGGCTGGATCTTCTCCGAGAACGGGTGGGGCCGGCAGTGGGCAGCGGAGAACTCCCCGTCCGCGCTCGGCCAGCTGTTCCCGGGCTGGGTGCGCAGCCTCTGGCACTACCACTGGGACATGTGGGTGTTCCACCGCGACCTGGACACCCCGCACGACTACCAGTCCAACGCCTGGGAGTGGCTCTACCTCGGCCGGCCGGTGTCGTTCGACTACGAGGGCTACGACCTCGGCGAGGGCGGCTGCCAGGTCGAACGGTGCAGTCAGGCGGTGCTCGCGCTGGGCACGCCGCCGCTGTGGTGGGGCGCCTGCGCGGCGCTGCTGGTGTGCCTGTGGTGGTGGTTCTTCCGCCGCGACTGGCGGGCCGGCGCCATCCTGGCCGGCGTCATCGCGACCTGGGTGCCGTGGCTGCTGTTCACCGACCGCACCATCTTCTACTTCTACGCGGTCGCCATCGTGCCGTTCCTGGTGCTGGCCGTGACGTTCGCGCTGGGACTGATCATCGGGCCGCCGGACGCCTCACCGCGACGGCGCGCCGTCGGGGTGGCGATCGCCGGCGGCTACATCCTGGTGGTGGTCGCGGTGGCCGCCTGGTTCTACCCGATCCACGTCGACCAGCTGATCTCGTACGACGACTGGCGCTCCCGGATGTGGTTCAGCAGCTGGATCTAG
- the rsmI gene encoding 16S rRNA (cytidine(1402)-2'-O)-methyltransferase, whose product MANSTADGVLVLAGTPIGDVGDAPPRLAAELAAADVVAAEDTRRLLRLTSSLGVTIPGRLVSYFEGNESARTPELLTALTDGARVVLVTDAGMPSVSDPGYRLVAAAVEAGVRVTSVPGPSAVLTALAVSGLPVDRFCFEGFPPRRPGERSRTFAALADEPRTMVFFESRHRLADTLTSMAAAFGADRAAAVCRELTKTHEEVRRGPLGDLASWAESDGPLGEITLVVQGAPPRSATATPADAVELVFEREAAGVRRKDAIADVARDLGLPKREVYAAVVAAKDAAE is encoded by the coding sequence GTGGCGAACTCGACGGCGGACGGTGTCCTGGTGCTGGCCGGCACCCCGATCGGCGACGTCGGCGACGCTCCGCCCCGGCTGGCGGCGGAGCTGGCGGCCGCCGATGTGGTGGCCGCCGAGGACACCCGGCGGCTGCTCAGGCTGACGTCGTCGCTGGGTGTGACGATCCCCGGGCGGCTGGTGTCGTACTTCGAGGGCAACGAGTCCGCGCGGACGCCGGAGCTGCTGACGGCGCTGACGGACGGCGCGCGCGTGGTGCTGGTCACCGACGCCGGCATGCCGTCGGTGTCCGACCCCGGGTACCGGCTGGTGGCGGCCGCGGTCGAGGCGGGCGTGCGGGTGACGTCGGTGCCCGGGCCGTCGGCGGTGTTGACGGCGCTGGCGGTCAGCGGGCTGCCGGTCGACCGGTTCTGCTTCGAGGGCTTCCCGCCGCGGCGGCCGGGGGAGCGGTCGCGGACCTTCGCGGCGCTGGCGGACGAGCCGCGGACGATGGTCTTCTTCGAGTCGCGGCACCGGCTGGCCGACACGCTGACGTCGATGGCGGCGGCGTTCGGGGCGGACCGCGCGGCGGCCGTGTGCCGCGAGCTGACCAAGACGCACGAGGAGGTCCGGCGCGGGCCGCTGGGCGACCTCGCCTCGTGGGCGGAGAGCGACGGGCCGCTCGGCGAGATCACGCTGGTGGTGCAGGGCGCACCGCCCCGTTCGGCGACCGCGACACCCGCCGACGCGGTGGAGCTGGTGTTCGAGCGCGAGGCGGCCGGCGTGCGCCGCAAGGACGCGATCGCCGACGTCGCTCGTGACCTGGGGCTGCCCAAGCGCGAGGTCTACGCCGCGGTGGTGGCGGCCAAGGACGCCGCCGAGTAG
- a CDS encoding nuclear transport factor 2-like protein: MIPAAELTDPTVRSLVTAIDDGDRAAFLAVLTPDAVLTDDGSQRDLEDWIDREIFTVNGHMDVESQSADGRSLVAGFRNDTWGQMRTTWSFTVVDGKISRLETGQA, translated from the coding sequence ATGATCCCCGCCGCGGAGCTCACCGATCCCACCGTCCGTTCCCTCGTCACCGCCATCGACGACGGCGACCGCGCCGCCTTCCTCGCGGTGCTCACGCCGGACGCCGTCCTGACCGACGACGGCTCGCAGCGCGACCTCGAGGACTGGATCGACCGCGAGATCTTCACCGTCAACGGCCACATGGACGTCGAGTCCCAGTCGGCGGACGGGCGGTCGCTGGTCGCGGGGTTCCGCAACGACACCTGGGGCCAGATGCGCACCACCTGGTCCTTCACCGTCGTCGACGGGAAGATCAGCAGGCTCGAGACCGGCCAGGCCTGA
- a CDS encoding M56 family metallopeptidase: MTETTPVVLLVLALLLTGPVPALLARASWPARVPRAALVLWQAVALAAVLSALGAGASAGTLVMTHPSPSGWLVVLHAVSLVLTLVVTARLLWSAHTLGMALRARRRRHRHVVDLVGRSDRRAPGALVVDVERPVAYCIPGVRSRVVVSAPALDALGSDETAAVLAHERAHARARHDLVLEGFGVLHDAFPRLARSSVALESAAGLVEMLADDAARRHSGAVPLARALARMADAPVPAGALGSGSVTPAVRIRRLAAAPGAAAGGVPAWLIAGLAYTLAAALVAVPTIAVAVPWLTALSHALLP; encoded by the coding sequence GTGACCGAGACGACCCCCGTGGTCCTGCTCGTCCTCGCGCTGCTGCTCACCGGCCCGGTGCCGGCGCTGCTGGCCCGGGCCTCGTGGCCGGCGCGGGTGCCGCGGGCGGCGCTGGTGCTCTGGCAGGCGGTCGCGCTGGCCGCCGTGCTGTCCGCGCTCGGCGCCGGTGCGTCAGCGGGGACCCTGGTCATGACGCACCCGTCGCCGTCGGGGTGGCTGGTGGTGCTGCACGCCGTCTCGCTGGTCCTCACGCTGGTGGTGACGGCGCGGCTGCTGTGGTCGGCGCACACGCTCGGCATGGCGCTGCGGGCCCGCCGGCGCCGGCACCGCCACGTCGTCGACCTCGTCGGACGGTCCGACCGCCGGGCGCCGGGCGCGCTGGTCGTCGACGTCGAGCGGCCGGTGGCGTACTGCATCCCGGGCGTCCGGTCGCGGGTGGTCGTGTCGGCGCCGGCGCTGGATGCACTGGGCTCGGACGAGACCGCCGCCGTACTGGCGCACGAGCGGGCGCACGCCCGGGCCCGCCACGACCTCGTGCTGGAGGGCTTCGGCGTGCTCCACGACGCGTTCCCGCGGCTGGCGCGCAGCTCGGTCGCGCTGGAGTCGGCGGCAGGCCTCGTCGAGATGCTCGCCGACGACGCCGCGCGGCGGCACAGCGGCGCGGTGCCGCTGGCCCGGGCGCTGGCCCGGATGGCCGACGCGCCCGTCCCGGCCGGCGCGCTGGGGTCCGGATCGGTCACGCCCGCGGTCCGCATCCGCCGTCTGGCCGCCGCCCCGGGTGCGGCCGCGGGCGGCGTCCCGGCGTGGCTGATCGCGGGACTGGCCTACACGCTCGCCGCGGCGCTGGTGGCGGTGCCGACCATCGCGGTCGCGGTGCCCTGGCTGACGGCGTTGTCGCACGCGCTCCTGCCCTGA
- a CDS encoding BlaI/MecI/CopY family transcriptional regulator translates to MPGRARLGELERAVMEQLWALGAPATVRQVHEALAGSRDIAYTTVMTVLDRLARKGSAEQLRDGRAYRYHAAVSRDELTAELMHEALDTVDGSDRTAALLRFVGSASTDDARALREALEAVERSADAS, encoded by the coding sequence GTGCCAGGACGCGCCCGACTCGGTGAGCTCGAACGCGCCGTCATGGAGCAGCTGTGGGCGCTCGGCGCGCCGGCCACCGTGCGTCAGGTGCACGAGGCGCTGGCCGGGTCGCGCGACATCGCCTACACGACGGTCATGACGGTGCTCGACCGGCTGGCCCGCAAGGGGTCGGCCGAGCAGCTGCGCGACGGCCGCGCCTACCGCTACCACGCCGCCGTCTCCCGCGACGAGCTGACCGCCGAGCTCATGCACGAGGCGCTCGACACCGTCGACGGCTCGGACCGGACGGCGGCGCTGCTGCGCTTCGTCGGGTCCGCCTCCACCGACGACGCGCGGGCGCTGCGTGAAGCGTTGGAGGCGGTCGAGCGGTCGGCGGACGCGTCGTGA